The following coding sequences lie in one Capsicum annuum cultivar UCD-10X-F1 chromosome 5, UCD10Xv1.1, whole genome shotgun sequence genomic window:
- the LOC107872111 gene encoding uncharacterized protein LOC107872111, which translates to MAKAYSFDEFSENFEKLKYNCPEVAHVLQNVLRFQKWSRAHLLGNRYKVMTKNIAESLNSVLMDEREYPVPYIFNSIAKKFGKKFRERYAYVNGKENIFVPYEEKILRDNKSVSDSLYMTNPNRVLNQYTVFDNGVTAKVNLLERSCSCQKFDLMKMPCKHAMAAL; encoded by the coding sequence ATGGCAAAGGCGtattcctttgatgagtttagcgagaattttgagaaattgaagtataATTGCCCTGAGGTAGCACATGTTCTTCAAAATGTGCTCCGTTTTCaaaaatggagtagagcacacttATTGGGCAATAGGTATAAAGTAATGACCAAAAACATCGCCGAGTCGCTCAACTCGGTTTTAATGGATGAACGAGAGTACCCCGTGccgtacatattcaattcaattgctaaaaaatttggtAAAAAGTTTAGGGAGCGGTATGCTTATGTCAATGGTAAAGAGAATATATTTGTTCCTTATGAGGAAAAGATCCTAAGGGATAACAAGAGTGTGAGCGATTCCTTGTATATGACTAATCCAAACAGGGTTCTTAACCAGTACACAGTGTTTGACAATGGtgttactgccaaggtcaatctcttggagaggagttGTTCTTGTCAAAAATTTGACTTGATGAAAATGCCATGCAAACATGCAATGGCAGCTTTGTGA